From one Flavobacterium sp. N502536 genomic stretch:
- the feoB gene encoding ferrous iron transport protein B, with translation MSVQNINVALIGNPNTGKTSVFNQLTGLNQQVGNYPGITVEKKIGFCKLPNNVKANILDLPGTYSLNASSMDESVVIELLLNKNDKLYPDVAVVVTDVENLKRNLLIYTQIKDLEIPTILVINMSDRMESKGITLDIPYLEEKLKTKIALVSSRKGLGIEELKELIVSYKTIPHEPCLNASVIDQEYFEKLQHAFPNQLLYKLWLVITQDVNFSNLDRNEIRSTFTKSHSELKRLQQKETIKRYQFINDVLKEGLKVDASTAKDIRAKLDRILTHKVWGYVIFLAILFLIFQSIFSWSTIPMDFIDSSFASLSSWVAAELPSGILTDLLSQGIVPGIGGVIIFIPQIAFLFLFISILEESGYMSRVVFLMDKIMRKFGLSGKSVVPLISGTACAIPAIMATRNIENWKERLITILVTPFTTCSARLPVYTIIISLVIPDERLFGVLNMQGLALMLLYLLGFVTAIVSSYILNKILKISAKTYFVVEMPSYKLPLFKNVAINVVEKTKAFVVGAGKIILAISVILWFLASYGPGKDFNEAETIVKEKFAATPLDETPFENEVASQKLENSYIGLMGRAIEPVISPLGYDWKIGIALISSFAAREVFVGTLATIYSVGDTDNESTIRSKMQEEINPETGHKIFNFASGISLLLFYAFAMQCASTLAITKKETNSWKWPAMQLVLMSGLAYFVALIAYQLLK, from the coding sequence ATGAGTGTTCAAAATATCAACGTTGCCCTTATCGGGAATCCAAATACAGGAAAAACTTCCGTTTTCAATCAGCTTACCGGATTAAACCAACAGGTTGGGAATTATCCCGGAATTACTGTTGAGAAAAAAATCGGGTTCTGCAAATTACCCAACAATGTCAAAGCCAACATTCTGGATCTTCCGGGAACGTACAGTCTGAACGCCAGTTCGATGGACGAAAGTGTGGTAATTGAACTTTTGTTGAACAAAAACGACAAATTATATCCGGATGTAGCGGTAGTAGTTACAGATGTTGAAAATCTGAAACGTAATTTACTGATTTACACTCAAATCAAAGATCTTGAAATTCCAACGATTCTGGTCATCAACATGTCAGACCGTATGGAAAGTAAAGGTATCACGCTGGATATTCCTTATCTGGAGGAGAAACTAAAAACTAAAATTGCTTTAGTAAGCTCCCGAAAAGGTTTGGGAATCGAAGAGTTGAAAGAACTAATTGTTTCATACAAAACGATTCCGCACGAACCTTGCCTGAATGCTTCTGTTATTGACCAGGAGTATTTTGAAAAATTGCAGCATGCTTTCCCGAATCAATTGTTGTACAAACTTTGGCTGGTGATCACGCAGGATGTGAATTTTTCGAACCTGGATCGAAATGAAATCAGAAGTACTTTTACCAAGTCACATTCTGAATTAAAACGTTTACAGCAAAAAGAAACGATAAAACGTTATCAATTTATAAACGATGTTTTAAAAGAAGGTTTAAAAGTTGATGCCTCGACGGCCAAAGACATTCGGGCAAAACTGGATCGCATTTTAACGCACAAGGTTTGGGGTTATGTGATTTTCTTAGCCATTTTATTTTTGATCTTCCAATCTATTTTTAGCTGGTCGACAATACCTATGGATTTCATAGATAGCAGTTTTGCTTCTTTAAGCAGCTGGGTCGCGGCGGAATTGCCAAGCGGAATTCTGACCGACCTACTCTCACAGGGAATTGTACCGGGAATTGGCGGTGTGATCATTTTTATTCCGCAAATTGCCTTTTTATTTTTATTCATTTCGATTTTAGAAGAAAGTGGTTATATGAGCCGTGTAGTCTTTTTGATGGATAAAATCATGCGAAAGTTCGGTTTGTCCGGTAAAAGTGTTGTGCCTTTGATTTCAGGAACGGCCTGTGCTATTCCCGCAATTATGGCCACCCGTAATATTGAAAACTGGAAAGAACGACTGATCACCATTCTTGTCACTCCGTTTACAACCTGTTCGGCCAGATTACCTGTTTATACGATTATTATTTCATTGGTAATTCCGGATGAACGTTTGTTTGGTGTACTAAACATGCAGGGATTAGCCCTAATGCTACTGTATCTATTAGGTTTTGTAACCGCAATTGTTTCTTCTTATATCTTAAACAAAATTCTAAAAATAAGTGCCAAGACGTATTTCGTGGTAGAAATGCCAAGTTATAAATTGCCATTATTCAAAAACGTTGCGATTAATGTAGTCGAAAAAACAAAAGCTTTCGTAGTGGGTGCCGGTAAAATTATCTTAGCCATATCTGTGATTTTGTGGTTCTTAGCTTCTTATGGTCCCGGGAAAGATTTTAATGAGGCCGAGACTATTGTAAAAGAAAAATTTGCAGCTACTCCTTTAGACGAAACTCCGTTTGAAAATGAAGTCGCTTCTCAAAAACTGGAGAATTCTTATATCGGTTTGATGGGTAGAGCAATAGAGCCTGTGATTTCACCTTTAGGTTATGATTGGAAAATTGGAATAGCTTTAATTAGTTCCTTCGCGGCACGTGAAGTTTTCGTAGGAACATTAGCCACCATATACAGTGTTGGAGACACAGATAACGAATCAACCATAAGAAGTAAAATGCAGGAAGAGATAAATCCGGAAACGGGTCATAAGATCTTTAATTTTGCCTCTGGTATCTCACTATTACTTTTTTATGCTTTTGCTATGCAATGTGCCAGTACACTGGCGATTACGAAAAAGGAAACCAATTCCTGGAAATGGCCCGCTATGCAGCTGGTTCTGATGAGTGGTCTTGCCTATTTTGTTGCATTAATAGCGTATCAACTTTTAAAATAA
- a CDS encoding SCO family protein, with protein MKSFLYKYRKFFIVLIVFSAVTISLFYSALKPQKTLPIYNPADVNPELVDSTVQYKSKYHTIADFSFVNQNGDTITQKNYEGKIYVADFFFTTCGSICPKMTTNLADVQKAVLNNPKVMLLSHTVFPEVDSIPVLKAYAIKHGVVDSKWNLVTGDKKEIYTMARKSYLAVKLGRPDQLYDMVHTENFVLVDQKRRVRGFYDGTNKEEIKRLLEDIYFLSQE; from the coding sequence ATGAAATCTTTTTTATACAAATACCGTAAATTCTTTATTGTACTTATTGTATTTTCGGCTGTTACCATCTCTTTATTTTACTCGGCTTTAAAACCACAAAAAACGCTGCCTATTTACAACCCTGCTGATGTAAATCCGGAATTAGTAGATAGTACGGTGCAATACAAAAGCAAATACCATACAATTGCCGATTTTTCATTTGTGAATCAAAACGGTGATACCATTACTCAGAAGAATTACGAAGGGAAAATTTATGTGGCCGACTTTTTCTTCACGACCTGCGGGTCCATTTGCCCAAAGATGACGACCAATCTGGCTGATGTTCAAAAAGCGGTTTTAAACAATCCGAAAGTAATGCTGCTTTCTCATACGGTGTTTCCTGAGGTTGACAGTATTCCGGTTTTAAAAGCCTATGCGATCAAACATGGTGTGGTAGACAGCAAATGGAATCTGGTTACCGGTGATAAAAAAGAAATTTACACTATGGCCCGAAAATCATATCTGGCGGTGAAACTCGGACGTCCAGACCAACTCTACGATATGGTACATACCGAGAATTTTGTTTTGGTGGATCAAAAAAGACGTGTTCGCGGTTTTTATGACGGGACAAATAAAGAAGAAATTAAACGTCTTTTAGAAGACATCTATTTCCTTTCTCAGGAGTAA
- a CDS encoding acyl-ACP desaturase yields the protein MSIKNIRLEVMQFLEKNVDSFVEQYLIPVEKIWQPSDFLPNSEGENFFEEVKELREIAKELPYDFWVTLVGDTITEEALPTYESWLMDVEGVNQVENGGNGWSKWIRQWTGEENRHGDLLNKYLYLSGRVNMREIEMTTQHLINDGFDIGTGSDPYKNFVYTSFQELATYVSHNRVAQMAKKFGDNKLSKMCKMIAGDEMRHHHAYSEFVTRIFAVDPSEMMLAFQYMMKQKIVMPAHFLRESGQKISSAFEQFSDSAQRIGVYTANDYVDIMQKLIDKWEIDKISNLTDEAEKARDYLMKLPARMARISERLVIPQESHIFKWVEPARL from the coding sequence ATGTCTATAAAAAACATTAGATTAGAAGTAATGCAGTTTTTGGAAAAAAACGTGGATAGCTTCGTTGAACAGTATTTAATTCCAGTGGAAAAAATTTGGCAGCCGTCAGACTTTTTGCCTAATTCTGAAGGAGAGAACTTCTTTGAGGAGGTAAAAGAGTTGCGTGAAATTGCTAAAGAATTGCCATATGATTTCTGGGTAACTTTAGTGGGTGATACCATCACTGAAGAAGCTTTGCCAACATACGAATCATGGTTAATGGATGTAGAAGGAGTCAATCAGGTAGAAAACGGTGGAAATGGCTGGTCGAAATGGATCAGACAATGGACCGGAGAAGAAAACCGCCACGGAGACCTTTTAAATAAATATTTGTATTTGTCCGGTCGTGTAAACATGCGTGAAATCGAAATGACCACACAGCATTTAATCAACGACGGTTTTGATATTGGAACCGGATCTGATCCGTACAAAAACTTCGTATACACCAGCTTTCAGGAGTTAGCTACTTATGTTTCACACAACAGAGTGGCACAAATGGCTAAGAAATTTGGCGACAACAAGTTGTCTAAAATGTGTAAAATGATTGCAGGTGACGAAATGCGTCACCACCATGCGTACAGCGAGTTTGTGACCCGTATTTTTGCAGTGGATCCGAGCGAAATGATGTTGGCGTTTCAATACATGATGAAACAAAAGATCGTAATGCCGGCTCATTTCTTAAGAGAATCAGGTCAGAAAATAAGCAGTGCTTTTGAACAGTTTTCTGATTCGGCACAACGTATCGGAGTCTATACAGCAAATGATTACGTAGACATCATGCAAAAATTAATTGACAAATGGGAAATTGATAAAATTTCGAATTTGACAGATGAAGCTGAGAAAGCACGTGATTACTTAATGAAATTACCGGCTCGTATGGCAAGAATCTCTGAAAGACTTGTTATTCCACAAGAATCACACATCTTTAAATGGGTTGAACCAGCACGATTGTAG
- a CDS encoding M13 family metallopeptidase, whose protein sequence is MIKQLRKPMFCVVSAMVTITAVNAQSTKPKEPGINLSNMDTKTSPKQDFFRYVNGTWLDKTEIPSDRNSWGSFNELRQKTDNDALAILKEASKDPKYKSNTDQGKAIALFNTILDTVGRNKRGVTPLQPTLKKIDAIKNVTDLQNFFIEMQPQGGVGFFGVFVGPDAKNSNKNTVNLGPGGLGLSDKDYYNADDKDSKEKREKYEVHVARMLQYIGESPAKAKESAKQILALEIELSAPRLDRVERRDRRKQYNPTAIADLKKITPSIQWEKYFTGIGMAKLDSVNVAQPRYMIALEKTLSEKKVEAWKEYLKWSILNRTASTLSTDIENANFDFYGKTLTGALKQRPREEMALQVINTATGEALGKLYVEKLFPAEAKDKAKKMIANVMLAYENRINALPWMSQQTKAKAIEKLKKLTIKIGYPDKWKDYSALELKNVGEGGTYFDNMRSISKWAYAENLAKLGKPVDKTEWGMSPQTVNAYFNPSYNEIVFPAAILQPPFYNYQADEAVNYGGIGAVIGHEISHGFDDSGARYNADGNLVDWWTADDLKQFTALGGALAAQYSALEPLPGIHVDGKFTLGENIGDLGGINAAYDGLQLYLKANGNPGLIDGFTPEQRFFISWATVWRTKSRDEAIKSQVKTDPHSPGMYRAVVPIQNVDAFYQAFDIKKGDKMYIDPDKRVKIW, encoded by the coding sequence ATGATTAAACAATTACGAAAACCAATGTTTTGTGTTGTTTCTGCAATGGTTACCATTACTGCAGTAAACGCTCAAAGTACAAAACCAAAAGAACCGGGTATCAATCTTTCTAATATGGACACCAAAACAAGTCCAAAACAAGATTTTTTCCGTTATGTAAACGGAACCTGGTTAGATAAAACTGAAATTCCAAGTGATAGAAATTCATGGGGAAGTTTTAATGAACTACGTCAAAAGACAGATAACGATGCACTTGCCATCTTAAAAGAAGCTTCAAAAGATCCTAAGTACAAATCAAATACCGATCAGGGGAAAGCGATTGCTTTGTTTAATACTATTTTAGATACTGTTGGACGCAATAAAAGAGGGGTTACACCACTTCAGCCTACCTTAAAGAAGATCGATGCCATTAAAAATGTAACCGATCTGCAAAATTTCTTTATTGAAATGCAGCCACAGGGTGGTGTTGGTTTCTTTGGTGTTTTTGTGGGCCCGGATGCTAAAAACAGTAATAAAAATACCGTTAACTTAGGCCCTGGAGGTTTAGGACTTTCGGATAAAGATTACTACAATGCCGATGACAAAGATTCAAAAGAAAAACGTGAAAAATATGAAGTACACGTTGCAAGAATGCTACAGTATATTGGTGAGTCTCCTGCAAAAGCAAAAGAAAGCGCCAAACAAATTCTGGCTTTAGAAATTGAATTGTCTGCGCCAAGATTAGACCGTGTGGAGCGCAGAGACCGCAGAAAACAGTACAATCCAACTGCGATTGCCGATTTAAAAAAGATTACACCTTCGATTCAATGGGAGAAATATTTCACCGGAATTGGAATGGCAAAGTTAGATAGCGTAAATGTAGCGCAGCCGCGTTATATGATTGCTTTGGAAAAAACACTTTCTGAAAAGAAAGTTGAAGCCTGGAAAGAATACCTAAAATGGTCGATACTGAACAGAACAGCTTCTACTTTGAGCACAGATATCGAAAATGCTAATTTCGATTTCTACGGAAAAACATTAACAGGAGCTTTGAAACAACGTCCGCGTGAAGAAATGGCCTTACAGGTAATTAACACTGCGACGGGTGAAGCTTTAGGAAAATTGTATGTAGAGAAGTTATTCCCTGCTGAAGCAAAAGACAAAGCAAAGAAAATGATTGCGAACGTAATGCTGGCTTACGAAAACAGAATCAATGCGTTGCCTTGGATGTCACAACAAACAAAAGCAAAAGCAATTGAGAAATTGAAAAAACTGACCATTAAAATTGGATATCCTGATAAATGGAAAGATTATTCTGCTTTAGAACTTAAAAATGTTGGAGAAGGCGGAACTTATTTTGATAATATGAGAAGTATATCAAAATGGGCTTATGCTGAAAATCTGGCGAAATTAGGGAAACCGGTTGATAAAACAGAGTGGGGAATGTCTCCGCAAACGGTAAATGCCTATTTCAATCCATCTTACAACGAGATTGTTTTCCCGGCAGCGATTCTGCAACCGCCTTTCTACAATTACCAGGCTGATGAAGCGGTAAATTATGGTGGAATCGGAGCGGTAATCGGACATGAGATCTCTCACGGATTTGATGACTCAGGTGCACGTTACAATGCAGACGGAAATTTGGTTGACTGGTGGACAGCTGATGATTTAAAACAATTTACAGCTCTTGGAGGAGCTCTTGCTGCACAATACAGCGCTTTAGAGCCTCTGCCTGGAATTCACGTAGATGGTAAATTTACTTTAGGTGAAAACATTGGAGATTTAGGTGGAATAAATGCCGCTTACGATGGATTACAGTTGTATTTGAAAGCAAATGGAAACCCTGGATTAATCGATGGATTTACACCAGAGCAGCGTTTCTTTATTTCCTGGGCTACGGTTTGGAGAACAAAATCAAGAGATGAGGCGATAAAAAGCCAGGTTAAAACAGACCCGCATTCACCTGGAATGTACAGAGCTGTCGTGCCAATTCAAAATGTTGATGCTTTTTATCAGGCTTTCGATATTAAAAAAGGAGACAAGATGTATATTGATCCGGATAAAAGAGT
- a CDS encoding HD domain-containing protein: MNNSELINKTIAFVKEKLNDAEGGHDWFHIERVYKNALLIAKGTDCDLTVVQLGALLHDIADSKFHNGDETIGPRTARLFLEGEEVAEDTIQHVVNIIENISYKGGNFEKKFSSIELDIVQDADRLDAIGAIGVARAFNYGGFKNRTLHDPEIAPITNMTKEEYKKNNAPTINHFYEKLLLLKDKMNTETGKQIAAERHRFMETFLAQFYAEWEGEK, from the coding sequence ATGAATAATTCTGAACTAATAAACAAAACCATCGCTTTTGTAAAAGAGAAATTAAACGACGCCGAAGGTGGACACGATTGGTTTCATATCGAACGCGTTTATAAAAATGCACTTTTAATTGCAAAAGGAACAGATTGTGATCTTACCGTTGTGCAGTTAGGAGCCTTGCTTCATGATATTGCCGACAGTAAATTTCACAATGGCGATGAGACGATCGGACCCAGAACGGCACGTTTGTTTTTAGAAGGGGAAGAAGTTGCAGAAGATACGATTCAGCATGTTGTGAACATCATCGAAAACATCTCGTACAAGGGCGGAAATTTTGAAAAGAAGTTTTCCTCCATAGAATTAGATATCGTTCAGGATGCGGACCGTTTGGATGCAATTGGGGCCATTGGAGTAGCAAGAGCGTTTAATTATGGCGGATTTAAGAACAGAACGCTCCACGATCCTGAAATTGCTCCAATAACCAATATGACCAAAGAGGAATACAAAAAGAACAATGCGCCAACGATCAATCATTTTTATGAAAAGCTTTTACTGCTAAAAGATAAAATGAATACCGAAACCGGTAAACAAATCGCAGCAGAAAGACATCGTTTCATGGAAACATTTCTGGCACAGTTTTATGCAGAATGGGAGGGGGAGAAGTAG
- a CDS encoding M13 family metallopeptidase: MKRQLSRPLFCAFLTAVSFTAVNAQNATSKEPGINVSYMNTKISPSQDFFQYVNGTWLSKTEIPSDRTTWGSFNELIKKTDKDAMSILKEASKNPKYKSDTDQGKAVNLFSTILDTVGRNKAGIKPLQPYLKKIDAIKNINDLQKYLTEIAQEGNIVFFGTYIGADEKNSSKNSVTLVPSGLGLPDQDYYISEDKDSKEKRAKYQLHLARMLQFIGESPEKAKQSAAAILALETELSRPRFNRVESRDSRLQYNPMTVAELQKLTPAIKWEAYLTSIGLSKLDTIVVMQPKYMKALQTVFTQNKVEQWKEYLKWDLLNSFTSQLSTDIEAANFDFYSKTLRGAVKQLPREEKALQVVNSSIGEALGKLYVEKVFPAEAKSKAVDMIHNVILAYQNRINNLTWMSAATKVKAIEKLNKITVKVGYPDKWKDYSALEIKSVAEGGSYIQNTINISKWNFKKGIEKLNKPVDKTEWGMSPQTVNAYYNPSYNEIVFPAAILQPPFYNYQADEAVNYGGIGAVIGHEISHGFDDSGARYNAEGNLVDWWTPEDLKQFTALGGALAAQYSALEPLPGIHVDGNFTLGENIGDLGGINAAYDGLQLYLKAHGNPGLIDGFTPEQRFFISWATVWRTKSRDEAIKNQVKTDPHSPGMYRAVVPVQNVDAFYDAFGIKKGDKMYIDTDKRVKIW; this comes from the coding sequence ATGAAAAGACAACTTAGCAGACCTTTGTTCTGCGCTTTTCTTACAGCCGTTTCCTTTACAGCTGTAAATGCTCAGAATGCAACTTCAAAAGAGCCGGGTATTAATGTTTCGTACATGAATACCAAAATTAGTCCGAGTCAGGATTTTTTTCAATACGTAAATGGAACATGGCTTAGTAAGACTGAAATTCCAAGTGATCGTACCACCTGGGGGAGTTTTAATGAATTGATTAAGAAGACAGATAAAGACGCGATGTCTATTCTGAAAGAAGCTTCTAAAAATCCAAAGTACAAATCAGATACCGATCAGGGTAAAGCCGTAAACTTGTTTTCAACGATTTTAGATACAGTTGGAAGAAACAAAGCAGGTATAAAACCATTGCAGCCTTACTTAAAAAAAATTGATGCGATCAAAAACATCAATGATCTTCAAAAGTATTTAACTGAAATTGCACAGGAAGGCAATATTGTTTTTTTTGGAACTTATATCGGAGCGGATGAAAAAAACAGCTCTAAAAACTCTGTAACACTTGTTCCAAGCGGTTTAGGATTGCCGGATCAGGATTATTACATTTCTGAGGATAAAGATTCAAAAGAAAAACGTGCAAAATACCAGCTGCATTTGGCGAGAATGTTGCAGTTTATTGGCGAATCTCCGGAGAAAGCAAAACAAAGTGCCGCTGCAATTTTAGCCTTAGAAACAGAATTGTCAAGACCAAGATTCAATCGTGTGGAAAGCAGAGACAGCCGTTTGCAGTACAACCCGATGACAGTTGCTGAACTTCAAAAGTTAACTCCAGCGATTAAATGGGAAGCCTATCTTACCAGTATTGGGTTGTCAAAGTTAGACACCATTGTGGTAATGCAACCTAAATACATGAAAGCTTTGCAGACTGTTTTTACTCAAAATAAAGTAGAGCAGTGGAAAGAATATCTGAAATGGGACTTGTTAAACTCCTTTACTTCGCAATTGTCAACCGATATCGAAGCGGCTAATTTTGACTTTTACAGCAAAACTTTAAGAGGTGCTGTGAAACAATTGCCACGTGAAGAAAAAGCGTTGCAGGTCGTAAACTCCAGTATTGGTGAAGCACTTGGTAAATTGTATGTAGAGAAAGTGTTTCCTGCTGAAGCAAAATCAAAAGCAGTTGATATGATTCACAACGTCATTCTGGCGTACCAAAACCGTATCAATAATTTAACCTGGATGTCTGCGGCTACTAAGGTAAAAGCAATTGAAAAGTTAAATAAAATTACGGTAAAAGTGGGTTATCCGGACAAATGGAAGGACTATTCTGCGCTTGAAATTAAAAGTGTTGCCGAAGGAGGAAGTTATATCCAAAACACAATTAATATCTCGAAATGGAATTTCAAAAAAGGAATCGAGAAGTTAAACAAACCGGTTGATAAAACCGAGTGGGGAATGTCGCCACAAACTGTAAATGCCTATTACAACCCATCGTACAACGAAATTGTATTTCCGGCAGCTATTTTGCAGCCTCCATTTTACAACTATCAGGCCGATGAAGCGGTGAATTATGGTGGAATCGGAGCGGTAATTGGTCACGAAATCTCACACGGTTTTGATGATTCAGGAGCACGATACAATGCTGAAGGAAATTTAGTAGATTGGTGGACACCGGAAGATTTAAAACAATTTACAGCTCTTGGAGGAGCTCTTGCAGCACAATACAGCGCTTTAGAGCCTCTGCCTGGAATTCATGTAGATGGTAATTTTACTTTAGGAGAAAACATTGGTGACTTAGGAGGTATCAATGCAGCTTATGATGGTTTGCAATTGTACTTGAAAGCACATGGAAATCCGGGCTTAATTGACGGATTTACTCCGGAACAGCGTTTCTTTATTTCATGGGCAACCGTTTGGAGAACGAAAAGTAGAGACGAAGCGATCAAAAATCAGGTAAAAACCGATCCGCATTCACCAGGAATGTACAGAGCGGTTGTTCCGGTTCAGAACGTAGATGCTTTTTATGATGCTTTTGGAATCAAAAAAGGAGATAAAATGTATATCGATACAGATAAGAGAGTTAAAATCTGGTAA
- a CDS encoding FeoA family protein — protein sequence MQNTIHTLKKGEKAIIKDFDIDLIPLKLLEMGCLPGNLVELLQIAPFGDPLYLDINGSHVAIRVETAREIEVELIKNNL from the coding sequence TTGCAAAATACTATCCACACTCTGAAAAAAGGCGAGAAAGCCATTATCAAAGATTTTGATATCGATCTTATTCCTTTAAAACTACTAGAAATGGGTTGTTTACCGGGCAACTTAGTTGAATTGTTGCAAATCGCTCCTTTTGGCGATCCTCTGTATTTAGACATTAATGGTTCGCATGTAGCCATTCGCGTTGAAACTGCTCGTGAAATTGAAGTTGAACTGATCAAAAACAATTTGTAA
- a CDS encoding FeoB-associated Cys-rich membrane protein, which yields MIQEIIAFIILFIAIGYLIKKFFWKSKKKKDCGDGNCGCS from the coding sequence ATGATACAGGAAATTATAGCTTTTATCATATTATTCATTGCCATTGGGTACCTCATCAAAAAGTTCTTTTGGAAATCTAAAAAGAAAAAAGACTGCGGTGACGGGAATTGCGGGTGTTCGTAG
- a CDS encoding DMT family transporter → MRAKIQNAVSGKIEAIGLPILALCWVSFFWGTTWLASKEGVKHMPALQLATIRQLLGGILYVGYFLLKKQPWPKGKQWRTIIILAFLNFVCSNGLSTWGVKYMSSGLGAIISALFPIWIIIINFFNGQKVAKMALIGILISFGGVCIIFVDYLSDFFRPDFQFGIILMTASTITWAFGILETKKQASSFNPYFSLGLQMLISSVFLFGITEAAGMNIPLSEIPLPSLWSIVYLVLIGSVLTFIAFIYSLQHLPTEISSIYVYINPIVAMILGSFIFGETLTQAIAIGTIVTLTGLYLVNKTIRKTKK, encoded by the coding sequence GTGAGAGCAAAAATTCAGAATGCCGTTTCAGGAAAAATCGAAGCTATCGGATTACCGATTTTAGCTTTATGCTGGGTAAGTTTTTTTTGGGGAACCACCTGGCTGGCGTCCAAAGAAGGCGTAAAACATATGCCCGCTTTGCAGTTGGCCACCATCCGTCAATTACTGGGCGGAATTTTATATGTAGGCTATTTTCTGTTGAAAAAACAACCCTGGCCAAAAGGCAAACAATGGCGCACGATCATCATTCTGGCGTTTTTAAATTTTGTATGCAGCAATGGCTTAAGCACCTGGGGTGTCAAATACATGAGCAGCGGACTCGGAGCCATCATCAGTGCTTTATTTCCGATCTGGATCATTATCATCAATTTTTTTAATGGTCAGAAAGTTGCAAAAATGGCTTTGATCGGAATTCTGATCAGTTTTGGTGGGGTTTGTATTATTTTCGTTGATTATCTTTCTGATTTTTTCAGACCTGATTTTCAATTCGGAATCATCCTGATGACTGCTTCTACGATAACTTGGGCCTTTGGTATACTCGAAACAAAGAAACAGGCATCCAGTTTTAATCCCTATTTCAGTTTGGGATTGCAAATGCTGATTTCGAGTGTGTTTCTTTTCGGAATCACGGAAGCAGCAGGAATGAACATTCCGCTAAGCGAAATCCCTTTGCCTTCTTTGTGGTCTATTGTTTATCTGGTTCTTATTGGTTCTGTTTTAACTTTCATAGCGTTTATCTATTCGTTACAGCATCTTCCAACCGAAATCAGCAGTATCTATGTTTACATCAATCCAATTGTTGCCATGATTTTAGGGTCTTTCATTTTTGGAGAAACGCTTACACAGGCCATCGCCATTGGCACAATTGTAACCTTAACCGGTTTGTATTTGGTAAACAAAACCATTCGGAAAACTAAAAAATAA